From a single Sinomonas atrocyanea genomic region:
- a CDS encoding L-lactate permease, whose translation MTFTPVTDPVAGSVAVSALIGLIPLVVFFVLLAVVRTKAHVAGAFALLAALVVAVAAYRMPLGLAGLAASQGAVFGAFPVFWIVLMAVWLYQVTVVSGRFEDLRRIFDRIGGGDVRIQAVLIAFCFGGLMEALAGFGAPVAITATMLMAIGIKPLRAAATVLVANTAPVAFGAIAIPITTAGSLTGIPAAHIGAIVGRQTPLLAFAVPLLLLLIVDGWRGLRDAWAPALVTGVTFGLAQFLCSNYFSYELTDVVASLVGLGVAILFLRVWTPRGAEAARARLGGVRPAMAGPGATEKALSAPRVWLALFPYLLVVVVFGAANLWRLGVDLPKALASTNIAVPWPVLHSAVVAADGKPLSSTVYSFQWLSSPGTLLFLCGLAVAAVYSFNDGGGRYRVTVAGALGELWRTAVKMRFAALTIMLVLALAYVMNLSGQTVAIGTWLAGTGAAFAFLSPILGWIGTAVTGSDTSSNALFAKLQQTAGHAAGINPDLLVAANTAGGVVGKLISPQNLAIAATSVGMDGQESTILRKVLWWSLGLLLVLCTLVFLQSTPVLGWMLP comes from the coding sequence ATGACCTTCACCCCCGTGACCGATCCGGTGGCCGGCAGCGTCGCCGTCTCAGCCCTGATCGGCCTCATCCCCCTCGTCGTCTTCTTCGTGCTGCTCGCGGTGGTGCGGACCAAGGCCCATGTGGCGGGCGCGTTCGCGCTGCTCGCGGCCCTCGTCGTCGCCGTCGCCGCCTACCGCATGCCCCTGGGCCTGGCCGGGCTTGCCGCGAGCCAGGGCGCCGTGTTCGGCGCGTTCCCCGTCTTCTGGATCGTCCTCATGGCGGTGTGGCTGTACCAGGTCACCGTCGTCTCGGGCCGGTTCGAGGACCTGCGGCGCATCTTCGACCGGATCGGCGGCGGGGACGTGCGCATCCAGGCCGTCCTCATCGCCTTCTGCTTCGGCGGCCTCATGGAGGCCCTCGCAGGCTTCGGCGCCCCGGTGGCGATCACGGCGACCATGCTCATGGCCATCGGGATCAAGCCGCTCCGGGCCGCCGCCACCGTCCTCGTGGCCAACACCGCGCCCGTCGCGTTCGGCGCGATCGCCATCCCGATCACCACCGCGGGGAGCCTCACCGGCATCCCGGCCGCGCACATCGGCGCCATCGTGGGCCGGCAGACCCCGCTCCTGGCGTTCGCCGTCCCCCTGCTCCTGCTGCTGATCGTGGACGGCTGGCGCGGCCTGCGCGACGCCTGGGCCCCGGCCCTCGTCACCGGAGTCACGTTCGGGCTCGCCCAGTTCCTCTGCTCCAACTACTTCTCCTACGAGCTCACCGACGTCGTCGCCTCCCTCGTCGGCCTCGGCGTGGCCATCCTGTTCCTGCGGGTCTGGACGCCGCGCGGCGCCGAGGCCGCCCGCGCCCGCCTCGGCGGCGTCCGCCCGGCGATGGCCGGCCCGGGTGCCACGGAGAAGGCCCTCTCCGCTCCCCGCGTGTGGCTCGCGCTCTTCCCGTACCTGCTGGTCGTGGTGGTCTTCGGCGCCGCCAACCTCTGGCGGCTCGGCGTGGACCTGCCCAAGGCCCTCGCCTCCACCAACATCGCGGTCCCGTGGCCGGTCCTGCACTCCGCCGTGGTGGCGGCCGACGGCAAGCCGCTGTCCTCGACCGTCTACAGCTTCCAGTGGCTCTCGAGCCCCGGGACCCTCCTGTTCCTGTGCGGGCTGGCCGTCGCGGCCGTCTACTCGTTCAACGACGGCGGCGGCCGCTACCGGGTGACCGTCGCCGGCGCGCTCGGCGAGCTGTGGCGGACGGCCGTGAAGATGCGGTTCGCGGCCCTGACGATCATGCTCGTCCTCGCCCTCGCCTACGTCATGAACCTCTCCGGCCAGACGGTCGCGATCGGCACGTGGCTCGCGGGCACCGGCGCGGCGTTCGCCTTCCTCTCCCCCATCCTCGGCTGGATCGGCACGGCCGTGACGGGCTCGGACACGTCCTCCAACGCCCTCTTCGCCAAGCTGCAGCAGACCGCAGGGCACGCCGCCGGCATCAACCCGGACCTGCTCGTGGCGGCCAACACCGCCGGCGGCGTGGTCGGCAAGCTCATCAGCCCGCAGAACCTCGCGATCGCCGCGACCTCGGTGGGGATGGACGGGCAGGAGTCCACGATCCTGCGCAAGGTGCTGTGGTGGAGCCTCGGGCTGCTGCTCGTGCTGTGCACGCTCGTGTTCCTGCAGTCGACCCCGGTGCTCGGGTGGATGCTCCCGTAG
- a CDS encoding FadR/GntR family transcriptional regulator: MSESATGRAHDAVLRHIEDSLRSGELKLGDRLPGERALAEQFGISRASVRDAIRSLEVMGVVRSATGSGPNSGTIVVSDPSSALGVALRMHVASHHLPVKDVVEARIMMETWSLEHAASAAWSPEQLDDARRLLEAMDDDALPSQVFTLLDSQFHVALSTLAGNVVVSTMMESMREAIRGYIDDAVERRGGWAEAVDTLRAQHRGIFEAVEARDGERSARLVREHIEWFYGQAI, translated from the coding sequence ATGTCTGAATCCGCCACCGGCCGCGCCCATGACGCCGTGCTGCGCCACATCGAGGACAGCCTCCGCTCCGGTGAGCTCAAGCTCGGCGACCGGCTGCCCGGCGAGCGTGCCCTCGCGGAGCAGTTCGGCATCTCGCGCGCGTCGGTCCGCGACGCGATCCGCTCCCTCGAGGTGATGGGCGTGGTCCGCTCCGCCACCGGGTCCGGGCCCAATTCCGGCACGATCGTGGTCTCGGACCCGTCCTCCGCCCTCGGGGTGGCCCTGCGCATGCATGTGGCCAGCCACCACCTGCCGGTCAAGGACGTGGTCGAGGCGCGCATCATGATGGAGACGTGGTCGCTCGAGCACGCGGCCTCCGCCGCGTGGAGCCCCGAGCAGCTCGACGACGCCCGCCGCCTGCTCGAGGCGATGGACGACGACGCGCTGCCGTCCCAGGTCTTCACCCTCCTCGACTCCCAGTTCCACGTGGCCCTCAGCACGCTGGCCGGGAACGTCGTGGTGAGCACCATGATGGAGTCGATGCGCGAGGCCATCCGCGGCTACATCGACGATGCCGTGGAGCGCCGCGGGGGCTGGGCCGAGGCCGTGGACACGCTGCGCGCACAGCACCGGGGCATCTTCGAGGCCGTCGAGGCGCGCGACGGCGAGCGCTCCGCCCGGCTCGTGCGCGAGCACATCGAGTGGTTCTACGGCCAGGCCATCTGA
- the dcd gene encoding dCTP deaminase, with protein MLLSDRDIRAEIDAERIRLDPYEPVMVQPSSVDVRIDRFFRLFDNHKYAHIDPSQEQPELTRLVEVDPDEAFILHPGEFVLGSTYETVTLPEDIAARLEGKSSLGRLGLLTHSTAGFIDPGFSGHVTLELSNVATLPIKLWPGMKIGQLCFFRLSSAAEHPYGSGDYGNRYQGQRGPTASRSYLNFHRTRI; from the coding sequence GTGCTGCTTTCAGACCGCGACATCCGTGCCGAAATCGACGCCGAGCGCATCCGGCTCGACCCCTACGAGCCCGTGATGGTGCAGCCCTCCAGCGTCGACGTGCGCATCGACCGGTTCTTCCGGCTCTTCGACAACCACAAGTACGCGCACATCGACCCCTCGCAGGAGCAGCCCGAGCTCACCCGCCTCGTCGAGGTGGACCCGGACGAGGCGTTCATCCTCCACCCGGGCGAGTTCGTGCTCGGGTCCACCTACGAGACCGTGACGCTGCCCGAGGACATCGCGGCGCGGCTCGAAGGGAAGTCGTCCCTCGGGCGGCTCGGGCTCCTGACGCACTCGACCGCCGGGTTCATCGACCCCGGGTTCTCCGGGCACGTGACGCTCGAGCTCTCCAATGTCGCGACCCTGCCGATCAAGCTCTGGCCCGGGATGAAGATCGGCCAGCTGTGCTTCTTCCGGCTCTCCTCGGCCGCCGAGCACCCCTACGGCTCCGGAGACTACGGCAACCGGTACCAGGGCCAGCGCGGCCCGACCGCCTCGCGGAGCTACCTGAACTTCCACCGGACGCGGATATAG
- a CDS encoding CAP domain-containing protein produces the protein MRRLVLTVAVLAAAVGAALAPAAAPPSSVTAAHDAGPAPTASPSPGASAPDSLDVRLAKAAPAQAAPPPVASIGPATGPAVLDPSVTAVNPLAAPMGDTSNLVRDDNSSEVLAVFNAVNAWRAQNGLKPVRYHLSVQGLAQEWSDSIASREVIEHRASFWTDPRALNPDNGAGEVIAVRWDRDAAQLVQWWKNSPAHNAILLDPRMSVVGIGITFTNGTYPATPNRYAMWGVVDFFGYTTPPAGTTAAPGGSTGGTPTPTPTPTPTPGPTTPAPVPVNPPPGGSVTPGGAELCAAPGRFQPTTQDTSRASLHSAADVVALNSAGSIVAYPATAGKLGTTATTLGTGFGGATSVQSVDWDRDGILDLLVQWGDGRLVLYPGLAGGSYGAPTTLGLSGWNTMTVATGQWCAANRLPQLLALDPSGNLYLYPNRGAGDIHERALIATGVPAGRLAILDASGDGLEDLVVQRSDGALVLYRSLGQEQLVNEGRPVVATAAGTTGPIRVLRGLDGAGSVGVSALRTDGSLAYWPVANGAFGAPRVLATGWSGLRLG, from the coding sequence ATGCGACGTCTCGTCCTGACCGTCGCCGTGCTGGCCGCAGCAGTCGGTGCCGCGCTCGCCCCCGCTGCCGCCCCGCCGTCGTCCGTCACAGCGGCGCACGACGCCGGCCCCGCGCCGACCGCTTCTCCCTCGCCGGGAGCGTCCGCGCCCGACAGCCTCGACGTGCGCCTGGCCAAGGCGGCCCCGGCCCAGGCCGCCCCGCCGCCGGTCGCCTCGATCGGCCCGGCCACAGGCCCGGCCGTCCTCGACCCGTCGGTGACCGCGGTGAACCCGCTCGCTGCGCCCATGGGAGACACATCCAACCTGGTCCGCGACGACAACTCGTCCGAGGTCCTCGCCGTCTTCAACGCCGTCAACGCCTGGCGCGCGCAGAACGGCCTCAAGCCGGTCCGCTACCACCTGAGCGTGCAGGGGCTCGCGCAGGAGTGGAGCGACAGCATCGCCAGCCGCGAGGTGATCGAGCACCGGGCGAGCTTCTGGACTGACCCGCGGGCGCTGAACCCGGACAACGGCGCGGGCGAGGTCATCGCGGTGCGGTGGGACCGGGACGCCGCGCAGCTGGTCCAGTGGTGGAAGAACTCGCCGGCGCACAACGCGATCCTCCTCGACCCGCGGATGAGCGTGGTGGGCATCGGCATAACCTTCACGAACGGCACCTACCCGGCCACCCCGAACCGGTATGCGATGTGGGGGGTGGTGGACTTCTTCGGCTACACGACGCCGCCGGCCGGGACCACGGCGGCGCCGGGCGGCTCGACGGGAGGCACCCCCACCCCGACACCGACCCCGACGCCCACGCCGGGACCCACAACGCCGGCGCCCGTTCCCGTCAACCCGCCTCCCGGCGGCTCTGTGACCCCGGGGGGTGCCGAGCTGTGCGCCGCGCCCGGCCGCTTCCAGCCCACCACGCAGGACACCTCCCGCGCCTCACTCCACAGCGCGGCGGACGTCGTGGCACTGAACTCGGCGGGATCGATCGTCGCCTACCCGGCCACGGCGGGGAAGCTCGGCACCACGGCGACCACCCTCGGCACCGGGTTCGGCGGCGCCACGTCCGTCCAGAGCGTGGACTGGGACCGCGACGGCATCCTGGACCTCCTCGTGCAGTGGGGCGACGGGCGCCTGGTCCTCTACCCGGGCCTCGCGGGCGGATCGTACGGCGCCCCCACGACGCTCGGGCTGTCCGGCTGGAACACCATGACCGTCGCGACGGGCCAGTGGTGCGCCGCCAACCGGCTCCCCCAGCTGCTGGCCCTGGACCCCTCGGGCAACCTGTACCTCTACCCGAACCGCGGTGCCGGGGACATCCACGAGCGCGCCCTGATCGCCACAGGGGTCCCCGCGGGGCGCCTCGCGATCCTCGACGCGAGCGGCGACGGGCTCGAGGACCTCGTGGTGCAGCGCTCGGACGGCGCGCTGGTGCTCTACCGCTCGCTCGGGCAGGAGCAGCTCGTGAACGAGGGCCGACCCGTCGTCGCGACCGCCGCCGGCACCACCGGTCCGATCCGGGTGCTGCGCGGCCTCGACGGCGCCGGCAGCGTGGGCGTCTCGGCCCTGCGCACGGACGGCTCGCTCGCCTACTGGCCCGTGGCGAACGGCGCGTTCGGCGCCCCGCGCGTGCTCGCCACCGGCTGGTCCGGCCTGCGGCTGGGCTGA
- a CDS encoding SRPBCC family protein, translated as MAAAEYSVLVRRTPEDVYAFLADGLNNTVWRPGVRSVAHASGPAGREGAVYSQRIAGPGGHEIDGDYEITEARPGEVLRFHVIAGPARPRGVFLLRPEPGGTKVSFALSLEPTGFLKLMGAMVQKTMDQEVAQLENLKAALER; from the coding sequence ATGGCAGCGGCCGAATACTCCGTCCTGGTCCGGCGCACCCCCGAGGACGTCTACGCGTTCCTGGCGGACGGCCTGAACAACACCGTGTGGCGCCCGGGCGTCCGCTCCGTCGCCCACGCCTCGGGGCCCGCGGGCCGCGAGGGCGCGGTGTACTCGCAGCGGATCGCCGGTCCGGGCGGCCATGAGATCGACGGCGACTACGAGATCACCGAGGCCCGCCCCGGGGAAGTGCTCCGCTTCCACGTCATCGCCGGTCCCGCCCGGCCGCGCGGCGTGTTCCTCCTGAGGCCGGAGCCGGGCGGGACCAAGGTCTCCTTCGCCCTTTCCCTCGAGCCGACCGGATTCCTCAAGCTCATGGGCGCCATGGTGCAGAAGACGATGGACCAAGAGGTCGCCCAGCTCGAAAACCTCAAGGCTGCGCTCGAGCGGTAG
- a CDS encoding APC family permease: MSADTAAPTAAAGTLGRVRSLAYYLGAVLGTGVIALPALSYRAAGPASLLAWAGLVLASVPIAWTFASLGRRLPDAGGVSTYVRRAFGDYWATASGWWFYLTIPFGIPASALFAGQYAAHALGAPRWAALAAAGGITAAVLGAVWAGVRTSSTIQLVLAGTILAVVILAVAAGLTRADASRLEPFAAHGWSAVAPSAALIVWAFAGWEAMSYLGGQFRNPERDLGVVTALALALVGTLYLAFATVSVLALGDAAGGDAPLAALLGYALGPVGEALTAALAVVLTVGTLTSYATGAAELGRSLGQTGSLPRWFGRGRNALVAVTALSTAGLGVLGAGTDTTEVLVRLVTAAIVSVYVAGLAAALRLLPGRGQRAVAAAGLAAVAAIAATCGWYLAWPAALGAGAALWSARGRRGAARTG; this comes from the coding sequence ATGAGCGCCGACACCGCAGCCCCCACTGCCGCAGCCGGAACCCTCGGCCGGGTCCGGAGCCTCGCGTACTACCTCGGAGCGGTCCTGGGGACCGGGGTGATCGCCCTCCCCGCGCTGTCCTACCGGGCTGCGGGGCCGGCGAGCCTGCTCGCGTGGGCGGGGCTCGTGCTGGCCTCGGTGCCGATCGCGTGGACCTTCGCCTCCCTCGGGCGGAGGCTGCCGGATGCCGGGGGAGTGTCGACCTACGTCCGGCGCGCCTTCGGCGACTACTGGGCCACCGCGTCGGGCTGGTGGTTCTATCTCACGATCCCGTTCGGGATCCCCGCGTCCGCCCTGTTCGCGGGACAGTACGCGGCGCACGCCCTGGGGGCCCCGCGCTGGGCGGCCCTGGCCGCGGCCGGCGGCATCACTGCCGCGGTGCTCGGGGCGGTCTGGGCGGGAGTGCGGACGTCCTCGACGATCCAGCTGGTCCTGGCTGGCACGATCCTCGCGGTGGTGATCCTCGCCGTCGCGGCCGGCCTGACGCGGGCCGACGCGAGCCGGCTCGAGCCGTTCGCGGCACACGGCTGGAGCGCCGTGGCGCCGTCCGCGGCGCTGATCGTCTGGGCCTTCGCCGGCTGGGAGGCGATGAGCTACCTCGGCGGCCAGTTCCGGAACCCCGAGCGTGACCTCGGGGTGGTGACGGCGCTCGCGCTGGCCCTGGTCGGCACCCTCTACCTCGCCTTCGCCACCGTGTCCGTGCTCGCGCTCGGGGACGCCGCCGGCGGCGATGCGCCGCTCGCAGCCCTGCTCGGGTATGCCCTCGGCCCGGTGGGCGAGGCGCTCACGGCGGCGCTCGCCGTCGTGCTCACGGTCGGCACCCTCACGAGCTACGCGACCGGCGCCGCCGAGCTGGGCCGGTCCCTCGGGCAGACGGGGTCGCTGCCGCGGTGGTTCGGGCGGGGACGGAACGCGCTGGTGGCCGTGACGGCGCTGAGCACGGCGGGGCTCGGGGTCCTCGGGGCCGGAACGGACACGACCGAGGTGCTCGTCCGGTTGGTGACCGCGGCGATCGTCTCCGTGTACGTCGCCGGGCTCGCCGCGGCGCTCCGCCTCCTGCCCGGACGCGGGCAGCGCGCCGTCGCGGCCGCGGGGCTCGCCGCCGTCGCGGCGATCGCCGCGACCTGCGGGTGGTACCTCGCGTGGCCCGCGGCGCTCGGTGCCGGCGCGGCGCTGTGGAGTGCGCGGGGACGTCGGGGCGCCGCGCGTACAGGGTGA
- a CDS encoding GlxA family transcriptional regulator: protein MAPSPASPTAHRVGLVLTDNLPIFELAVPCEVFGIARPDLHDPWYELTMVRGEPGEIATAAGLAPSSAAPLAALREMDTIVVPACERSLQVGRAAQEPLLAELRAAAGRGARIASLCSGAYLLAQAGLLDGRDATTHWMNWEDFEASFPRVRLRRDLLLTSDAGVYTSAGTAAGIELCLQLVREDFGDAVAASVARRMVVVERRGAAQSEYLESVARPLAPDPLRHAMDWAEKNLHAPIRPDAMARRARMSRRTFYRRFEAAAGTSPSQWLLERRIDSARRLLEETDLPVERVAERAGVGSAANLRAHFARIVGMPPSAYREARRRGAA from the coding sequence ATGGCACCGAGCCCAGCGTCGCCGACCGCCCACCGCGTGGGCCTCGTCCTGACGGACAACCTGCCGATCTTCGAGCTCGCGGTGCCCTGCGAGGTGTTCGGCATCGCCCGTCCGGACCTCCACGACCCGTGGTACGAGCTCACCATGGTGCGCGGCGAGCCCGGCGAGATCGCGACGGCGGCCGGCCTCGCGCCGTCGTCCGCCGCACCGCTCGCGGCGCTGCGGGAGATGGACACGATCGTGGTCCCCGCCTGCGAGCGCAGCCTCCAGGTGGGCCGCGCCGCGCAGGAGCCGCTGCTGGCCGAACTCCGTGCGGCGGCCGGGCGCGGGGCGAGGATCGCGTCGCTGTGCTCGGGGGCGTACCTGCTGGCCCAGGCCGGGCTCCTCGACGGGCGGGACGCGACGACCCACTGGATGAACTGGGAGGACTTCGAGGCGTCCTTCCCGCGGGTCAGGCTCCGACGGGACCTCCTCCTCACCTCGGACGCCGGCGTCTACACGAGCGCGGGCACGGCCGCCGGCATCGAGCTGTGCCTGCAGCTCGTGCGCGAGGACTTCGGGGACGCCGTCGCGGCGAGCGTGGCGCGGCGCATGGTGGTGGTCGAGCGGCGCGGCGCGGCGCAGTCCGAGTACCTCGAGTCGGTCGCGCGGCCGCTGGCCCCGGATCCCCTCCGCCATGCGATGGACTGGGCCGAAAAGAACCTGCACGCGCCGATCCGTCCCGATGCGATGGCCCGCCGCGCGCGGATGAGCCGCCGCACCTTCTACCGGCGGTTCGAGGCGGCCGCCGGCACGTCGCCGTCGCAGTGGCTGCTCGAGCGGCGCATCGACTCGGCGCGGCGGCTCCTGGAGGAGACCGACCTGCCCGTCGAGCGGGTCGCGGAGCGCGCCGGGGTCGGCTCCGCGGCGAACCTGCGCGCGCACTTCGCGCGGATCGTGGGGATGCCGCCCTCCGCCTACCGCGAGGCGCGGCGCCGCGGGGCCGCCTGA
- a CDS encoding MFS transporter has protein sequence MTSPSPALPSASSEPQPSLAAFSQPSRPAFPPTGPLAVAAERLPWRHTFISLSVPNFRMFAAAHFVAVVALWMQRIAQDWLVLQLSGSVTAVGVTVALQFAPVLLLGPWGGLVADRFSKRRLLQICALGAATCAAGLGTLALTGALAVWHVYGIALVLGLVTVLDQPARQVFVNELVGPRYLRNAISVNSTNFQLGALIGPAVAGWLLTAVGGGWAFVVNAFACCGTAVMLSLLRKDQLVVAPPTPAARGMLREAVAYAWRKPTIRWPWVMAGVVSLFAMSLPVLLAAYADHVFAVGASGYGLLNTMVAVGALTGAIASARRLQLRLRTVVGGAGLYGAMLAAAAFAPSLPLFCALVAVSGFCALTFLTSANQMVQTSANVGIRGRVMSLYTMVLIGGQALGGPLLGALAEHLGAHLAMLVSGAVPAVAAFGLALWLRRRPAE, from the coding sequence GTGACCTCGCCCAGCCCAGCCCTGCCCTCAGCCAGCTCGGAACCCCAGCCCTCCCTCGCCGCCTTCTCCCAGCCCTCCCGCCCTGCGTTCCCGCCCACCGGGCCCCTCGCCGTGGCCGCGGAGCGCCTGCCGTGGCGGCACACGTTCATCTCCCTCAGCGTCCCGAACTTCCGGATGTTCGCCGCCGCGCACTTCGTGGCCGTCGTCGCGCTGTGGATGCAGCGCATCGCCCAGGACTGGCTCGTCCTCCAGCTCTCGGGCTCGGTCACGGCCGTGGGCGTCACCGTCGCGCTGCAGTTCGCGCCCGTGCTCCTGCTCGGGCCCTGGGGCGGCCTCGTCGCCGACCGGTTCTCCAAGCGGCGTCTCCTGCAGATCTGCGCCCTGGGAGCTGCCACGTGCGCGGCGGGGCTCGGCACGCTCGCGCTCACCGGGGCCCTCGCCGTGTGGCACGTCTACGGCATCGCCCTCGTGCTGGGCCTCGTGACCGTGCTCGACCAGCCCGCGCGCCAGGTGTTCGTCAACGAGCTCGTGGGCCCCAGGTACCTCCGCAACGCCATCAGCGTCAATTCGACCAACTTCCAGCTCGGGGCCCTCATCGGCCCGGCCGTTGCCGGCTGGCTCCTCACGGCCGTGGGCGGCGGCTGGGCGTTCGTGGTCAACGCGTTCGCATGCTGCGGCACCGCCGTGATGCTCTCGCTCCTGCGCAAGGACCAGCTCGTGGTCGCCCCGCCCACCCCGGCCGCACGCGGTATGCTCCGCGAGGCCGTGGCCTACGCGTGGCGCAAGCCCACCATCCGCTGGCCCTGGGTCATGGCCGGCGTGGTCTCCCTCTTCGCGATGAGCCTGCCGGTGCTGCTCGCGGCCTACGCCGACCACGTCTTCGCCGTGGGCGCGAGCGGGTACGGGCTGCTCAACACCATGGTCGCCGTCGGGGCGCTCACTGGCGCGATCGCCTCGGCCCGCCGCCTGCAGCTGCGGCTGCGCACCGTGGTGGGCGGCGCGGGGCTGTACGGCGCGATGCTCGCGGCCGCCGCGTTCGCGCCCTCGCTGCCGCTGTTCTGCGCGCTCGTCGCGGTCTCCGGGTTCTGCGCGCTCACCTTCCTGACCTCGGCCAACCAGATGGTGCAGACGAGCGCCAACGTGGGCATCCGCGGGCGGGTCATGAGCCTGTACACGATGGTCCTCATCGGCGGACAGGCCCTCGGCGGCCCCCTGCTCGGCGCTCTCGCCGAGCACCTCGGCGCCCACCTGGCCATGCTCGTCTCCGGCGCGGTGCCGGCCGTCGCCGCGTTCGGGCTCGCGCTCTGGCTCCGGAGGCGCCCGGCGGAGTGA
- a CDS encoding LysR family transcriptional regulator produces the protein MPAPTFDPAHLRSFLAVAEHLSFTLAAERLGLAQPTVSQHVAKLEKAAGRMLLVRDTHGVRLTDNGDAMAGFARAILAAHDDAARYFRGEAMRGRLRFGTADDLAITGLPKILREFRRAYPQLNLELTVSQSDDLYRRLKAGQLDLVFIKWVAGAQDGTVVRHDSFSWVGVEQTALDPADPVPLVVYPAPSLSRSLAIQALEASGRTWKVTCSTKQIAGVLAAIRAGLGVGVMPTTLVPDDLAVITHRFDLPPVGDVDFTLIRNPLANSAAADALTDAILGRVLSRS, from the coding sequence ATGCCCGCCCCCACCTTCGACCCCGCCCACCTGCGCAGCTTCCTCGCGGTCGCCGAGCACCTGAGCTTCACGCTCGCGGCCGAGCGGCTCGGCCTGGCCCAGCCGACCGTCAGCCAGCACGTTGCCAAGCTCGAGAAGGCCGCGGGCCGGATGCTCCTCGTGCGGGACACGCACGGCGTCCGGCTCACGGACAACGGCGACGCGATGGCCGGCTTCGCCCGCGCCATCCTCGCGGCGCACGACGACGCCGCGCGCTACTTCCGGGGCGAGGCCATGCGCGGGCGCCTGCGCTTCGGCACGGCGGACGACCTCGCCATCACGGGCCTGCCGAAGATCCTGCGGGAGTTCCGCCGCGCGTACCCCCAGCTCAACCTCGAGCTCACGGTGAGCCAGAGCGACGACCTCTACCGCCGCCTCAAGGCCGGCCAGCTGGACCTCGTGTTCATCAAGTGGGTGGCCGGGGCCCAGGACGGCACGGTGGTGCGGCACGACTCGTTCTCCTGGGTCGGCGTCGAGCAGACCGCCCTCGATCCCGCAGACCCCGTGCCCCTCGTCGTCTACCCGGCCCCGAGCCTGTCACGGAGCCTGGCGATCCAGGCGCTCGAGGCCAGCGGGCGGACCTGGAAGGTCACGTGCAGCACGAAGCAGATCGCCGGCGTGCTGGCGGCCATCCGTGCCGGCCTGGGCGTGGGCGTCATGCCCACCACCCTCGTCCCCGACGACCTCGCGGTCATCACCCACCGCTTCGACCTGCCGCCGGTCGGGGACGTCGACTTCACCCTCATCCGCAATCCGCTGGCGAACTCGGCGGCCGCCGACGCGCTCACCGATGCGATCCTCGGCCGCGTCCTGAGCCGCAGCTGA
- the panD gene encoding aspartate 1-decarboxylase, whose product MNRTLFKSKIHRATVTHADLHYVGSVTIDLDLLEAADILPGELVSIVDITNGARLETYTIAGERGSGVIGINGAAAHLIHEGDLVILITYASMSDDEAREFVPTVVHVDADNRIVELGTDPAEGHGPGMLRPPFAIQAHLN is encoded by the coding sequence ATGAACCGCACACTGTTCAAGTCCAAGATCCACCGCGCCACGGTCACGCACGCTGACCTCCACTATGTGGGCTCGGTGACGATCGACCTTGACCTGCTCGAGGCAGCGGACATCCTGCCCGGCGAGCTCGTGTCCATCGTCGACATCACCAACGGCGCCCGCCTCGAGACGTACACCATCGCGGGCGAGCGCGGCTCCGGCGTCATCGGGATCAACGGCGCAGCGGCGCACCTCATCCACGAGGGCGATCTGGTCATCCTCATCACGTACGCCTCGATGAGCGACGACGAGGCGCGCGAGTTCGTGCCCACCGTGGTCCACGTGGACGCGGACAACCGCATCGTCGAGCTCGGCACGGACCCCGCCGAGGGCCACGGCCCCGGCATGCTGCGCCCGCCGTTCGCGATCCAGGCGCACCTGAACTAG